In Bythopirellula goksoeyrii, a single window of DNA contains:
- the guaB gene encoding IMP dehydrogenase: MQEKLPAATALTFDDVLLEPRYSEFVPSDVDVRTALTERIEMRLPILSSPMDTVTEHKMAIALAQEGGLGVIHKNMSVERQTEEVDKVKRSANGIIVDPVTLPPDASVAVARQTMDESNVSGIPITNDGRLVGILTRRDLRFLEDNSLPIAEVMTSEPLVTATGTVTLGEAEKILMAKKVEKLLLVDEEYKLTGLITIKDIDMMRRFPQACKDAQGRLRVGAAIGVFDFERAASLIDKDVDFLVVDSAHGHSSNVIETVKQIKSKWDIEIVAGNVATAEGCRDLIAAGADAVKVGIGPGSICTTRVISGIGVPQVTAVYNVAQAAIGSKVRVIADGGIRFSGDITKALAAGAHVVMLGGLLAGLDESPGERVLYKGRTFKAYRGMGSLGAMVHGSSERYRQSESGGNGKLVPEGVEGRVPYKGPLSPYLYQLVGGLRAGMGYCGTKTIEELRTHARFIQVSPASVRENHPHDIAITQEAPNYTAEFTAVEEH; encoded by the coding sequence ATGCAGGAAAAGCTTCCCGCTGCTACCGCTTTGACTTTTGATGATGTATTGCTCGAACCTCGCTACAGCGAATTCGTGCCCTCGGATGTCGATGTTCGAACCGCACTCACCGAACGCATCGAGATGCGGTTGCCGATACTCAGTTCTCCCATGGATACGGTTACCGAGCATAAGATGGCGATCGCTCTAGCTCAGGAGGGCGGTCTCGGTGTCATCCACAAGAACATGTCCGTCGAGCGGCAGACAGAAGAGGTGGACAAAGTCAAACGGAGCGCCAACGGTATCATCGTGGATCCCGTCACGCTGCCTCCTGACGCTAGCGTTGCTGTCGCTCGGCAAACGATGGACGAGTCGAATGTGTCCGGCATCCCCATCACGAACGATGGCCGACTCGTGGGAATTCTTACCCGCCGCGATCTGCGGTTTCTCGAAGATAACAGTCTCCCCATCGCGGAAGTGATGACCAGTGAACCCTTGGTGACAGCAACGGGGACTGTAACGCTTGGGGAAGCTGAGAAGATTTTGATGGCAAAAAAGGTCGAGAAACTTTTGCTAGTTGACGAAGAATACAAACTGACGGGCCTGATCACGATCAAAGACATCGACATGATGCGGCGGTTTCCTCAGGCCTGCAAAGATGCCCAAGGGCGTTTGCGGGTGGGTGCGGCGATTGGCGTGTTCGATTTCGAACGGGCCGCGAGCCTCATCGACAAGGACGTCGACTTTTTAGTCGTCGATAGCGCACACGGGCACTCGTCGAACGTCATTGAAACAGTCAAACAGATCAAATCAAAGTGGGACATCGAGATCGTTGCCGGCAATGTGGCAACGGCCGAGGGTTGCCGCGACCTGATTGCAGCGGGAGCCGATGCCGTTAAGGTCGGAATCGGTCCTGGATCAATTTGCACAACGCGAGTGATCTCAGGAATCGGTGTTCCGCAAGTTACAGCAGTTTACAATGTTGCTCAGGCGGCGATTGGCTCGAAGGTTCGAGTCATTGCCGACGGTGGCATTCGTTTTTCAGGAGATATAACAAAAGCCCTCGCGGCAGGTGCCCACGTCGTGATGTTGGGTGGCTTGCTGGCGGGGTTGGATGAGAGTCCTGGCGAACGCGTGCTTTACAAGGGTCGTACTTTTAAGGCCTACCGAGGCATGGGTTCGCTCGGGGCTATGGTCCATGGTTCGAGTGAACGCTATCGCCAGTCGGAAAGCGGTGGCAATGGCAAGTTGGTCCCCGAAGGAGTCGAGGGCCGCGTGCCATACAAAGGTCCGCTGAGTCCCTACCTGTATCAACTTGTGGGGGGGTTGCGGGCAGGAATGGGTTACTGTGGTACGAAAACTATCGAAGAGCTGCGCACGCACGCCCGATTCATTCAGGTTTCGCCGGCGAGTGTGCGGGAGAATCATCCCCATGACATTGCGATCACGCAGGAAGCGCCTAACTACACCGCTGAGTTTACCGCGGTGGAAGAGCATTGA
- a CDS encoding dipeptide epimerase, with amino-acid sequence MILLTHEFELPLRHTFTISRESTSVQPTLIVELTDGKHRGFGEATTNSYYGMTLEAMKDALEQVRSSVEEFSPLDPASLWQTVAPQLQDCPFALCALDQAAYDLWGKQQGKPVYELWGLDASIMPYSNFTIGIDEIDVMLAKLNEMPGWPIYKIKLGTSHDLEIVRELRQSTDAVFRVDANCGWTADETIRNSHELRELNVEFIEQPLPANDWEGYQMVFQESALPIIADESCITEADVARCHGHFHGVNIKLVKCGGLTPARRMIAEARKLGLKAMVGCMTESSVGISAIAQLLPLLDYVDMDGAALLAQDIATGVVVDKGKCTFPDVPGNGVRLLSVT; translated from the coding sequence GTGATATTGCTAACGCATGAGTTCGAATTACCGCTGCGGCACACGTTTACGATTTCACGTGAATCGACCAGCGTGCAGCCTACTCTCATAGTAGAACTCACTGATGGGAAACATCGTGGCTTCGGTGAAGCGACAACCAATAGCTACTACGGGATGACGCTTGAGGCGATGAAGGATGCGCTCGAGCAAGTAAGATCTTCGGTGGAAGAGTTTTCACCGCTCGATCCGGCCTCGCTATGGCAGACTGTTGCCCCTCAATTACAAGATTGTCCCTTTGCACTTTGTGCTCTGGATCAAGCGGCCTACGATCTCTGGGGCAAACAACAGGGCAAGCCCGTGTATGAATTATGGGGACTCGACGCTTCCATCATGCCCTACTCGAACTTCACGATCGGTATCGACGAGATCGACGTGATGCTTGCCAAGCTGAACGAGATGCCGGGTTGGCCAATTTACAAGATCAAACTTGGGACCTCGCACGATCTGGAGATCGTCCGCGAACTGCGGCAGTCAACTGACGCGGTGTTTCGCGTTGATGCAAATTGTGGCTGGACTGCCGATGAGACGATTCGCAATTCGCACGAATTGCGTGAGCTCAATGTAGAATTCATCGAGCAGCCGCTTCCTGCTAACGATTGGGAAGGTTACCAAATGGTGTTCCAAGAATCGGCACTTCCGATCATTGCCGATGAAAGTTGTATCACCGAAGCGGATGTTGCCCGCTGCCATGGACATTTTCATGGGGTCAACATCAAGCTAGTGAAGTGTGGCGGACTGACTCCTGCACGGCGTATGATTGCTGAGGCCCGTAAGTTGGGATTGAAGGCGATGGTTGGCTGTATGACGGAATCGAGTGTAGGGATATCCGCAATCGCGCAATTGTTGCCACTGCTGGATTATGTTGATATGGATGGAGCTGCGTTGTTGGCTCAAGACATTGCCACCGGGGTCGTTGTGGACAAGGGCAAGTGTACGTTTCCCGACGTTCCCGGAAATGGCGTGCGGCTATTGTCAGTCACTTGA
- a CDS encoding J domain-containing protein yields the protein MPSPQVHRDADGRPDFMVVLGVGPPYAEEDVKQAYFQKAKSLHPDRGGDPHEFDALHQAFEQATQYLEFKRNSRGWIARQMDGYLQSRELTDELTAFGAHVETNAVEWLQRSFGDFADLTESITSIRLENSSQAETMLSTMLKQVGALDKLTRLELPGCQVSDKAIIRCEAFQQLQYLDLSGATVTKAVVAIVDRLPNLVTLDLSGTKVWWWTRHRVASELHKRQAEKPVILG from the coding sequence ATGCCTTCCCCTCAAGTTCACCGCGATGCCGATGGCCGTCCAGATTTCATGGTCGTACTAGGGGTAGGTCCTCCTTACGCCGAGGAGGATGTTAAACAGGCCTACTTTCAAAAGGCCAAGAGTCTACATCCCGATCGAGGAGGCGATCCCCACGAGTTTGATGCACTGCATCAGGCTTTTGAACAGGCCACGCAGTATCTGGAGTTCAAGCGCAACTCTCGCGGGTGGATCGCTCGGCAAATGGATGGCTATCTCCAGTCACGCGAGTTGACCGACGAGCTGACAGCATTCGGTGCCCACGTCGAGACGAATGCAGTCGAATGGCTCCAGCGCTCCTTTGGTGATTTTGCTGACTTGACCGAGTCGATCACCTCAATTCGATTGGAGAACTCAAGCCAGGCTGAGACGATGCTATCCACGATGCTCAAGCAGGTAGGTGCATTGGACAAGCTCACACGATTAGAACTGCCGGGCTGTCAGGTCTCTGACAAGGCAATTATTCGCTGCGAGGCATTTCAGCAACTACAGTATTTGGACCTCTCTGGCGCCACTGTCACCAAGGCGGTCGTAGCGATTGTCGACCGCTTGCCGAACTTGGTGACGTTGGACCTATCAGGTACGAAAGTATGGTGGTGGACTCGGCACAGAGTTGCGAGTGAGTTGCACAAACGTCAAGCAGAAAAACCTGTCATCTTGGGATAA
- a CDS encoding DUF1611 domain-containing protein gives MVSDSQRRLIILTEGHTEPVTGKTATCVVRYRPEQVVALLDSTQAGKTAQELLNVGGDIPIVGSLEDAPQANVLMLGIAPSGGKIPAPWRSIILAAIRRGMDVISGLHEFLCSDAEFVSAAAEKGVQLIDVRKNNERDVANRIDIREDCLRVHTVGQDCSVGKMLVSLELSNAMKARGIQSKFIATGQTGILVEGDGCPIDCVVADFLSGAVEKMILAHQHNDVLFIEGQGSISHPRYSAVTLGLLHGCLPQAMILCYEVGRKHVYGMEGFPLKPLDQLLRVYETMANLAVPSRVIGVAMNSRKVSAEETEKERERVRQELGLPVCDVIRHGPDELLEPIQAMLGEK, from the coding sequence ATGGTGTCTGACTCGCAACGCCGCTTGATTATATTAACTGAAGGACATACTGAACCCGTCACGGGAAAAACAGCTACCTGCGTGGTCCGCTATCGACCGGAGCAGGTGGTGGCTCTTTTGGATTCAACGCAAGCAGGCAAAACGGCACAAGAGTTGTTGAACGTCGGAGGAGACATCCCGATTGTGGGGAGCTTGGAAGATGCTCCGCAGGCGAATGTGTTGATGTTGGGGATTGCTCCTTCCGGCGGGAAAATCCCTGCACCGTGGCGCTCCATTATTTTGGCTGCGATTCGACGTGGGATGGATGTGATCTCGGGGCTGCATGAGTTTCTTTGCAGCGATGCTGAGTTTGTTAGTGCCGCGGCAGAGAAGGGAGTACAGCTCATCGATGTTCGCAAGAACAACGAGCGCGACGTGGCAAATCGAATAGACATTCGCGAGGATTGCTTGCGAGTTCATACGGTGGGACAGGATTGCAGTGTTGGCAAGATGCTCGTGTCACTGGAACTTTCCAATGCCATGAAGGCCCGTGGAATTCAGTCTAAGTTTATTGCCACGGGTCAGACAGGTATCCTAGTCGAAGGAGACGGCTGTCCGATTGATTGTGTTGTTGCTGATTTTCTCAGCGGGGCGGTTGAAAAAATGATTCTTGCCCATCAGCACAACGATGTGCTATTTATCGAAGGACAGGGAAGTATCTCTCATCCAAGGTACTCTGCTGTTACGTTGGGCTTATTGCATGGCTGCTTGCCACAGGCAATGATCCTTTGCTATGAGGTAGGTCGCAAGCATGTCTATGGTATGGAGGGTTTTCCGCTCAAGCCTCTTGATCAGCTGCTTAGAGTATATGAAACCATGGCGAATCTCGCAGTGCCATCCCGTGTGATTGGAGTGGCTATGAACTCTCGTAAAGTGTCAGCTGAGGAAACTGAAAAGGAGAGGGAACGCGTCCGCCAGGAATTGGGTCTGCCAGTATGCGATGTCATTCGTCATGGCCCCGATGAGTTGCTCGAGCCGATTCAAGCGATGCTGGGAGAGAAGTAG
- a CDS encoding NAD(P)H-hydrate epimerase — MESLTRQQARDFDIRATEELGIPSIVLMENAGRGVVDVLRSREATPHTVFILCGKGNNGGDGFVIARHLAIRGVNAKVALLTPPSELQGDAQTNYRILVQSHLPLVDLSQVDSLDEALNREAMGTDWLIDAMLGTGAHGEPREPYRTAIKWMNRQQAQRLAVDVPSGLDCDSGEVAAVTVRAEVTCTFVAPKVGFANPTARKFLGEVHVVSIGVSPKSEGS, encoded by the coding sequence ATGGAGTCCCTTACCCGACAGCAAGCTCGTGACTTCGACATTCGAGCAACCGAAGAACTCGGTATCCCCAGTATTGTGCTGATGGAAAATGCCGGCCGCGGTGTGGTCGATGTGCTTCGGAGCCGCGAGGCAACGCCCCACACGGTCTTCATACTTTGCGGCAAAGGCAACAATGGCGGCGACGGTTTTGTCATCGCTCGGCACTTGGCGATTCGTGGTGTGAATGCGAAAGTGGCGTTACTCACTCCTCCTAGCGAACTCCAAGGCGATGCACAGACTAACTACCGAATCCTCGTTCAATCTCATCTGCCGCTGGTTGATTTATCGCAGGTTGACTCTCTCGATGAAGCCCTGAACAGGGAAGCAATGGGGACAGATTGGCTTATTGATGCGATGTTAGGAACTGGCGCCCATGGCGAACCACGCGAACCCTACCGCACGGCCATCAAGTGGATGAATCGGCAACAGGCTCAGCGACTGGCGGTGGATGTCCCCAGTGGGCTTGACTGCGATTCGGGGGAGGTAGCGGCTGTTACGGTGCGAGCTGAAGTGACTTGCACGTTTGTCGCTCCGAAAGTTGGGTTTGCCAACCCTACGGCGCGGAAATTTCTAGGCGAGGTGCATGTCGTGAGTATTGGAGTTTCTCCAAAGTCAGAAGGAAGTTAG
- a CDS encoding Na+/H+ antiporter NhaC family protein, with protein sequence MTTHPYGWLSILPPLVAIVLAITTRRATLSLVVGLFCGVLVTKGGHLGLAVHDLFEVHLWPTFIDPGKLRVFSFTLMMGAMIGVICYCGGMKGLIGLISPFAKTRRGGQLVTWLLGLLIFFDDYANSILLGNTLRPLCDRLKISREKLAYLVDSTAAPVAGISLLSTWVAVEIDYVREGIEALGTSTELTAIDLFLGSIPYRFYVLISLVLVPLVALTGRDFGPMLKAERRRLRSTLDEEAKLHPFDELNEHDREGISARWYNAVLPIVSTLLVVMGLLYSTGLQSLDLAPGDPTPKLRDILGAADSSLALQYGALVGLVLAVVLALVQRLATEKEIMRAMGQGAKVVLPAIAILWCASSLSRMTGSRAVDGTMSTTPYEFKSHRLYTGEFLTQFLVAEEDDTGPSASSDKLTTFTRLMPTTVFILAAILSFATGTSFGTMGILLPIVVSLTHSLLGGDSGELPVGNAILLASVGGVLAGAVFGDHCSPISDTTILSSQASGCDHMAHVITQLPYALLVGTITILFGTLPLGWGFSVWLLLPLQIVALCVAMAFFGRDSETS encoded by the coding sequence ATGACAACGCATCCCTATGGCTGGTTGAGCATCTTGCCTCCGTTGGTGGCAATTGTGCTCGCTATTACTACGCGGCGTGCGACCTTGTCGCTCGTCGTGGGGTTGTTCTGCGGTGTGTTGGTCACAAAAGGAGGGCATCTTGGGTTGGCTGTGCATGACTTATTTGAAGTGCATCTCTGGCCCACGTTCATCGACCCGGGCAAGCTCCGCGTGTTTTCATTCACCCTCATGATGGGGGCCATGATTGGCGTGATCTGTTACTGCGGCGGGATGAAGGGACTGATCGGGCTCATTTCGCCATTCGCCAAGACCCGACGTGGGGGGCAGTTGGTTACGTGGCTGTTGGGACTTTTGATCTTCTTCGATGACTATGCCAACTCCATTCTGCTGGGCAATACGCTAAGACCACTCTGCGATCGGTTGAAGATTTCTCGCGAGAAGCTGGCGTACCTGGTCGATTCAACCGCTGCACCAGTGGCAGGTATTTCTCTCTTGTCGACTTGGGTCGCTGTTGAAATCGATTATGTTCGCGAGGGAATCGAGGCGCTCGGCACCTCCACAGAATTGACTGCCATCGACTTGTTTTTGGGAAGCATTCCCTATCGATTCTACGTGCTAATCTCATTGGTATTAGTTCCGTTGGTTGCATTGACTGGTCGCGACTTTGGTCCGATGCTTAAGGCCGAGCGACGCCGTTTGCGCAGCACGCTCGATGAGGAAGCAAAGCTTCATCCCTTTGATGAACTCAACGAACACGACCGCGAGGGTATCTCTGCCCGGTGGTACAACGCAGTACTCCCTATCGTTTCCACCTTGCTGGTTGTAATGGGCTTGCTCTATAGCACCGGCTTGCAATCGCTCGACCTTGCGCCCGGTGATCCGACTCCGAAGTTGCGAGATATCCTTGGAGCGGCGGATTCCAGTTTGGCTTTGCAATATGGTGCTTTGGTGGGGCTGGTGCTGGCGGTCGTGCTGGCTCTGGTACAGCGGCTGGCCACTGAGAAAGAAATCATGCGTGCGATGGGGCAGGGGGCCAAAGTCGTCTTGCCGGCCATCGCTATACTGTGGTGTGCATCGTCCCTGTCGCGTATGACGGGGAGCCGCGCGGTCGATGGGACCATGAGTACCACTCCCTATGAATTCAAAAGTCATCGGCTCTACACGGGCGAATTCTTGACTCAGTTCTTGGTAGCTGAAGAGGACGACACGGGGCCATCCGCCTCGAGTGATAAGCTGACCACCTTCACCCGCCTTATGCCAACGACAGTCTTCATCTTGGCTGCGATACTTTCTTTCGCAACGGGAACCAGCTTTGGCACGATGGGAATCTTGCTACCGATTGTCGTTTCACTCACGCATTCGCTCTTAGGCGGTGATAGTGGTGAGCTTCCGGTGGGCAATGCGATCTTGCTGGCCTCGGTTGGTGGAGTGCTGGCGGGTGCCGTGTTTGGCGATCACTGTTCGCCGATCTCGGATACCACGATTCTTTCTTCACAAGCTAGTGGCTGTGATCATATGGCGCATGTAATAACTCAACTCCCGTACGCGTTGCTGGTGGGAACGATTACCATCCTATTCGGTACACTTCCTTTGGGCTGGGGGTTCTCGGTGTGGTTGCTGTTGCCTTTGCAAATAGTCGCCCTTTGTGTGGCGATGGCATTTTTTGGGCGAGATTCCGAAACTTCCTAG
- a CDS encoding serine hydrolase, with amino-acid sequence MCSADSIHRYRFSCAACIHLLLVGLIFSGTTHTVAEDLSSRIQPLIDAFDGEVGVMVKQLETGETFEYSSTVPMPTASLIKLPIMIATYKAIDSGKLDLAQKITLKAEDKVPGSGILAEHFSDGTSLPLKDAIHLMIVYSDNTATNLVIDQVGLPRTTEVMKELGCDETVLNSKVFRRDTSILPERSKKYGLGSTTAKEMVSLLEKLQAGQLLSKQASKQMLAHLRACNDKTKFSRLLPPEIVVAHKTGSVSDSRTDAGIIESPGGPIALCVLTTNIADRSWNDDNAAELLCSNIAKAAYDYFNSDSTGEPKGPKSLKSGDSGLLVEALQRTLNARLKSKREIGVDGDFGSETESAVKEFQRQEKLEETGKVGSETWASLGPLVEDKPAPDPAEFNSVVIEKEPVEDLSEPPVTTCKAWVIGDSKSGNTLWGFHEDDIRDIASTTKMMTAYLVLNYAEEHPEVMDEIVEFSERADNTGGSTAGVRVGEKIAVRELLYGLMLPSGNDASVALAEHFGTRLVELDQQDNQDAYDNFIDAMNKMAKKLNMTNSSFKNPNGLPEDGHQSTASDLLKLAYQAMQIPTFRDYVATAQHGCTVTGPGGYTRNLAWKNTNRLLRREGYDGIKTGTTNAAGACLVSLGTRDGDSLIVVILGATSSDGRYVDARNLYRWAWQQLDSDSGEGN; translated from the coding sequence ATGTGTTCTGCCGATTCAATTCATAGATATAGGTTCTCGTGCGCAGCGTGCATTCATCTATTACTGGTCGGATTGATTTTCTCAGGGACGACTCATACGGTCGCCGAGGATCTGTCGAGTCGAATTCAGCCGTTGATCGATGCTTTCGACGGAGAAGTCGGCGTAATGGTCAAGCAGCTTGAGACGGGTGAGACCTTTGAATACAGTTCCACTGTGCCGATGCCGACGGCCAGTTTGATCAAGCTGCCGATAATGATTGCTACTTACAAGGCAATCGACAGCGGCAAATTGGATTTGGCCCAGAAGATTACTCTCAAAGCTGAGGACAAGGTGCCCGGCTCGGGAATCTTAGCGGAGCATTTTTCTGACGGTACTTCGCTTCCGCTCAAGGATGCGATCCATCTAATGATCGTTTATTCGGACAACACGGCCACCAACTTGGTAATCGATCAGGTAGGGCTGCCAAGGACGACCGAAGTGATGAAAGAACTCGGTTGCGATGAAACCGTTCTAAACTCGAAGGTTTTCCGACGCGATACGTCGATTTTACCTGAACGAAGCAAGAAATATGGCTTAGGGAGCACAACTGCCAAGGAGATGGTTTCTCTACTCGAAAAGCTGCAAGCAGGGCAACTATTGAGCAAACAAGCCAGCAAGCAAATGCTTGCCCATCTGCGTGCCTGTAACGACAAGACGAAGTTCTCTCGTTTGCTTCCTCCTGAAATAGTTGTGGCACACAAGACGGGATCAGTTTCTGACTCCCGAACGGATGCCGGAATTATCGAAAGTCCTGGCGGGCCGATCGCTCTTTGCGTACTTACTACCAACATCGCCGACCGCAGTTGGAACGACGACAATGCCGCCGAACTGCTTTGCTCGAATATAGCAAAGGCAGCGTATGACTATTTCAATTCGGACAGCACAGGAGAACCAAAGGGCCCTAAGTCGCTTAAATCTGGCGACTCTGGCCTGTTGGTGGAAGCTCTGCAACGCACCCTGAACGCCCGACTGAAATCCAAGCGCGAGATCGGGGTTGATGGGGACTTTGGTTCCGAAACTGAAAGTGCGGTTAAGGAATTTCAGCGTCAGGAAAAGTTGGAAGAGACTGGCAAAGTTGGATCAGAGACATGGGCTTCCTTGGGGCCGTTGGTCGAAGATAAGCCTGCTCCGGATCCGGCTGAATTTAACTCGGTTGTGATTGAAAAAGAGCCTGTTGAAGATTTATCTGAACCTCCTGTGACAACTTGCAAAGCGTGGGTGATTGGGGATAGCAAATCGGGCAACACCTTGTGGGGATTTCACGAGGACGATATACGTGACATTGCCAGTACCACGAAGATGATGACTGCTTATCTGGTGCTGAATTATGCCGAAGAACATCCTGAGGTGATGGATGAAATCGTCGAATTCTCTGAGCGAGCTGACAATACCGGAGGGTCCACTGCAGGAGTTCGTGTGGGAGAGAAGATCGCCGTTCGTGAATTGCTCTATGGGTTGATGTTGCCCTCGGGCAATGACGCCTCGGTCGCGCTGGCTGAACACTTTGGGACTCGCCTGGTAGAACTGGACCAGCAAGACAATCAGGATGCCTACGACAATTTTATCGATGCGATGAACAAGATGGCCAAGAAGTTGAATATGACTAACTCCAGCTTTAAGAATCCGAATGGGTTACCCGAAGATGGCCATCAATCCACTGCCAGCGATCTCTTGAAGTTGGCCTACCAAGCAATGCAAATACCTACTTTCCGCGACTATGTCGCAACGGCTCAACATGGTTGCACGGTCACGGGCCCAGGGGGGTACACGAGAAACCTGGCCTGGAAGAACACAAATCGACTATTGCGGAGGGAGGGCTACGACGGGATAAAGACCGGCACGACAAACGCCGCGGGAGCGTGTCTCGTTTCTCTGGGAACTCGGGACGGTGATTCATTGATCGTCGTGATATTGGGCGCAACTTCGTCGGACGGCCGCTACGTCGATGCCCGAAATCTCTATCGCTGGGCCTGGCAGCAACTTGACTCGGATTCAGGCGAGGGGAATTAA
- a CDS encoding outer membrane beta-barrel protein encodes MKLRTWTASIAALVFSAAPVFAVEGNVQWTNDGMLQPASCDTGCCDPCDCGEACHCGSGVGGGGLLSGIGNGCVEGFSLAGALGISASSPWEVGGWTQFGYHDLFTPLSSAATGRGTGLAFNDVPQNLNLQQQWFYLGRQADGSNGLDLGFRVDGLYGTDAQKTQAFGNPGGQWDNAWDHGVYGFALPQAYAEVAVNDLSVKIGHFFTIVGYEVVAATGNFFYSHAYTMFNSEPFTHTGVLTTYTGFEGLTLYNGWTLGWDTGFTNANGGSNYLGGFGVDLMDSVNLTYVNTYGNFGLKDGGGDDSYSHSIVINTTLTDKFSYIFQTDYLDTADVNDAGQAPINNIGINQYLLYQWSDAIGLGTRIEWWKGAAPDVTPPSPFNTHSSRYEITGGVNIKLLDNLVMRPEVRKDWCPAEDFDQDMTACDFILTY; translated from the coding sequence GTGAAATTAAGAACTTGGACAGCAAGTATCGCTGCTCTCGTGTTTTCTGCGGCGCCAGTGTTCGCCGTTGAAGGCAACGTGCAGTGGACAAATGATGGCATGTTGCAACCAGCCAGTTGCGATACAGGTTGCTGCGATCCCTGTGATTGCGGCGAAGCATGCCACTGTGGAAGTGGCGTTGGTGGTGGTGGCCTCCTGAGCGGCATTGGTAACGGCTGCGTAGAAGGCTTCTCGTTGGCTGGCGCGCTGGGGATTTCCGCAAGCTCCCCATGGGAAGTCGGCGGCTGGACACAATTCGGCTACCATGATCTCTTTACACCGCTATCTTCTGCGGCGACTGGCCGCGGAACAGGGTTGGCATTTAATGACGTGCCTCAGAACCTTAATCTGCAACAGCAGTGGTTCTATCTTGGTCGTCAAGCGGATGGCTCGAACGGTTTGGATCTTGGTTTCCGAGTGGATGGCCTCTATGGTACGGATGCCCAAAAGACCCAAGCATTCGGAAATCCAGGTGGACAGTGGGATAACGCTTGGGACCATGGGGTCTATGGGTTCGCACTTCCTCAGGCATATGCTGAAGTTGCTGTGAATGATCTATCAGTCAAGATTGGTCACTTCTTCACCATCGTCGGATATGAAGTTGTGGCTGCTACCGGTAATTTCTTTTACAGCCATGCTTATACGATGTTCAATAGTGAACCGTTTACGCATACCGGTGTTCTGACCACATACACAGGTTTTGAAGGTTTGACACTGTACAATGGTTGGACACTTGGATGGGATACTGGTTTCACCAATGCCAACGGTGGTAGCAACTACCTTGGTGGTTTCGGTGTGGACCTGATGGACTCGGTCAATCTGACCTACGTCAACACGTATGGCAACTTCGGCCTCAAGGATGGGGGTGGTGACGACAGCTATTCTCATAGCATTGTCATCAACACGACCTTGACCGACAAGTTTAGCTATATATTCCAGACTGACTATCTCGATACAGCAGATGTCAATGATGCTGGTCAAGCCCCGATCAACAACATCGGTATTAACCAGTACTTACTCTACCAGTGGAGTGATGCAATTGGATTGGGAACTCGTATTGAGTGGTGGAAAGGTGCTGCACCAGACGTCACTCCACCGAGTCCGTTCAATACCCATTCCTCTCGCTATGAGATCACTGGTGGTGTGAACATCAAGCTGCTTGACAACCTAGTCATGCGTCCTGAAGTAAGAAAAGATTGGTGTCCTGCTGAAGATTTCGACCAGGACATGACCGCTTGCGACTTCATCTTGACCTACTAA
- a CDS encoding biotin--[acetyl-CoA-carboxylase] ligase, whose protein sequence is MNDNSFSLDTLDRIVAETFIGQIDYNQELSSTNNRGLELAREQSEIPIATLVLTERQTAGRGRGKNRWWSGEGGLAFSVLVNCGALKLPTSCWPKISLTTGLAVCDAIEKTIEVGDAKLKWPNDVYLSGCKACGILVEAPDSRRARVVIGIGINVNNTTALAPLELRGHAISLSDIAQQKIEPTEVLIQVLQQLAERLTSLARGTQDLRRDWHTRCLLTGQLVEIDLDTRHLIGVCHGIDDNGALVLETEFGIERCLSGTVSDFTS, encoded by the coding sequence ATGAATGACAATTCTTTCTCGCTGGATACATTGGATCGCATCGTTGCTGAGACGTTCATTGGTCAGATTGACTACAACCAAGAACTTTCCTCGACCAATAATCGTGGACTCGAGTTAGCCCGAGAACAAAGCGAGATTCCCATTGCCACGCTAGTACTTACCGAGAGACAGACGGCGGGACGAGGTCGCGGAAAGAATCGTTGGTGGTCGGGGGAAGGGGGGCTGGCATTCTCGGTCCTGGTTAATTGCGGGGCGTTGAAACTGCCTACCAGTTGTTGGCCCAAGATCTCTTTGACGACAGGGCTGGCGGTTTGCGATGCCATAGAGAAGACGATCGAAGTCGGCGACGCGAAGTTGAAATGGCCAAACGACGTCTATCTTAGCGGGTGCAAAGCTTGTGGTATCTTAGTCGAAGCGCCCGATAGTCGTCGCGCACGAGTTGTCATTGGAATTGGTATTAACGTGAACAATACTACGGCACTTGCTCCATTGGAATTGCGAGGACACGCGATATCGCTTAGCGATATTGCCCAGCAAAAAATTGAACCGACAGAGGTGCTTATTCAAGTTTTGCAGCAACTTGCAGAGCGACTGACTAGTCTTGCCAGGGGTACTCAGGATTTGCGGCGAGATTGGCACACGAGGTGTCTGCTCACTGGGCAATTAGTCGAGATCGATTTGGATACTCGACATCTAATCGGAGTTTGCCATGGTATCGATGATAACGGTGCATTGGTTCTGGAGACGGAGTTCGGGATTGAACGTTGCCTATCGGGAACGGTTTCGGATTTTACGTCCTGA